One segment of Hippopotamus amphibius kiboko isolate mHipAmp2 chromosome 2, mHipAmp2.hap2, whole genome shotgun sequence DNA contains the following:
- the LOC130845188 gene encoding solute carrier family 49 member 4-like: MGSGWSSEEERQTLLGPGLGPAPGAAWRSWEAAAAALPAAAPSPGRVYGRRWLVLLLFSLLGFVQSLVWNTWGPIQNSARQAYGFSSWDIALLVLWGPIGFLPCFAFMWLLDKRGLRITVLLTSFLMVLGTRLRCIPISDLMLKRRLIHGGQLLNGLAGPTVMNAAPFLSTTWFSADERATATAIASMLSYLGGACAFLVGPLVVPAPNGTAPLLASENSRAHIKDRIETVLYAEFGVVCLLFSATLAYFPPRPPLPPSVAAASQRLSYRRSFCRLLR; the protein is encoded by the coding sequence ATGGGCTCGGGCTGGAGCAGCGAGGAGGAGCGGCAGACGCTGCTGGGGCCCGGGCTCGGGCCTGCGCcaggggctgcctggaggagctgggaagCGGCAGCTGCAGCGCTGCCCGCGGCGGCCCCGAGCCCCGGGCGGGTGTACGGCCGCCGCTGGCTGGTGCTGCTGCTCTTCTCGCTGCTGGGGTTCGTGCAGAGCCTGGTCTGGAACACCTGGGGCCCCATCCAGAACTCGGCGCGCCAGGCCTACGGCTTCTCCAGCTGGGACATCGCGCTCCTCGTGCTGTGGGGGCCCATCGGCTTCTTGCCCTGCTTCGCGTTCATGTGGCTCCTGGACAAGAGAGGTCTTCGGATAACTGTGCTTCTGACGTCCTTCCTTATGGTTTTGGGAACTCGTCTAAGATGCATACCTATATCAGACTTAATGCTTAAAAGAAGACTAATCCACGGAGGACAGCTGTTAAATGGATTGGCGGGTCCGACTGTAATGAACGCAGCTCCCTTCCTCTCCACCACATGGTTCTCTGCAGACGAGCGGGCCACGGCCACAGCCATCGCTTCGATGCTCAGTTATCTTGGGGGAGCGTGTGCGTTTTTAGTGGGACCACTCGTTGTTCCAGCTCCCAATGGGACAGCGCCTCTTCTTGCCTCAGAGAATAGCAGGGCCCACATTAAAGATCGCATAGAGACTGTATTATATGCAGAATTTGGAGTTGTCTGCTTACTGTTTTCTGCAACTCTAGCTTATTTCCCACCccggcctcctcttcctcccagtgTTGCTGCAGCTAGCCAGCGGCTGAGTTATCGGCGGAGCTTTTGTAGGTTATTAAGGTAG